In Intestinibacillus sp. Marseille-P6563, a single genomic region encodes these proteins:
- a CDS encoding ferritin family protein, which yields MNNCVHNMLMLPWPKVGAQNSNPALVRALFGVYAGAHSELTAASQYFYNSLRLEEDADLAELFACIAQNEILHLRRLGELIGRYGGNPKLLSFAGGRPHWWSSGVVSYEKDRDKMLRQAIAGEREAIRAYRQLAARMDEQPRALIERIIQDEQHHIELFQRALGETV from the coding sequence GTGAATAACTGTGTGCATAACATGTTAATGCTGCCCTGGCCCAAAGTGGGCGCGCAAAACTCCAATCCGGCGCTCGTGCGGGCACTGTTTGGTGTGTATGCCGGGGCGCACAGCGAGCTGACCGCGGCGTCGCAATACTTCTACAACAGCCTGCGGCTGGAAGAAGATGCCGACCTTGCCGAACTGTTTGCGTGCATCGCGCAAAATGAAATCTTGCATCTGCGCCGGTTGGGCGAGCTGATTGGGCGTTATGGCGGCAACCCCAAACTCCTGAGTTTTGCGGGCGGACGGCCGCACTGGTGGTCGTCGGGTGTGGTGTCCTATGAAAAGGACCGGGACAAAATGCTGCGCCAGGCCATTGCCGGGGAACGCGAAGCCATCCGCGCGTATCGCCAGCTGGCTGCGCGCATGGACGAACAGCCGCGTGCGCTCATCGAGCGTATCATTCAGGATGA
- a CDS encoding anaerobic ribonucleoside triphosphate reductase yields MITQIVKRDGRTVAFELDKIADAIFKAAQASGGRDYEMSTELASQVEQELEAESLTCPTVEQVQDVVEKVLVKSGHARTAKKYILYRNERTRVREMNTRLMKVYEDLTFQSSLENDVKRENANIDGDTAMGTMLKYGSEGAKQFYDMFILDPEHSKAHREGDIHIHDLDFLTLTTTCCQIDLLKLFQDGFSTGHGFLREPNDIRSYSALACIAIQSNQNDQHGGQSVPNFDYSMAPGVKKTFRRAFTDNLTKALEIYLEQEDGELMSKAIISRCEKETGKWACFAGDNGFDEAVRAVLLEQMDEKLADKILRFVRKYAVKETRRATYQAMEALVHNLNTMHSRAGAQIPFSSLNYGTDTSAEGRLVMECLLLATEAGLGNGETSIFPIHIFKVKDGINFNPGEPNYDLFQLAMRVSAKRMFPNFSFLDAPFNLQYYKPGHPETECAYMGCRTRVIGNVYDPTREIVNGRGNLSFTSINLPRIAMRSHGDIDFFFEDLDRKIDLVIDQLLARFKIQCQKKVRNYPFLMGEGVWIDSEKLNPDDSVAEVLKHGTLTCGFIGLAECLKALLGVHHGESEEAQNLGLEIVKHMRDRMDQASQEYHLNFSLIATPAEGLAGRFVKIDRERYGLIEGVTDREYYTNSFHVPVYFPIGAFEKIRREAPYHALTNGGHISYIELDGDPTQNLEAFEQVVRFMKEAGIGYGAINHPIDRDPVCGYTGIIGDVCPRCGRHEGEGVPLAKLRKLGLYKNYNSTTIGYHGDPSEEADRRPNPVK; encoded by the coding sequence ATGATAACGCAGATCGTCAAGCGCGACGGCCGCACGGTCGCCTTCGAGCTCGACAAGATCGCGGACGCGATTTTCAAGGCCGCGCAGGCTTCCGGCGGCCGGGATTATGAGATGTCCACCGAGCTGGCCAGCCAGGTCGAACAGGAGCTGGAAGCCGAATCGCTCACCTGCCCCACGGTCGAACAGGTGCAGGACGTCGTGGAAAAGGTCCTGGTCAAAAGCGGCCATGCCCGCACGGCAAAAAAATACATCCTCTACCGCAACGAGCGCACCCGCGTGCGCGAGATGAACACTCGCCTGATGAAAGTTTACGAGGACCTGACGTTCCAGTCCTCGCTCGAAAACGACGTCAAGCGTGAAAACGCCAACATCGACGGCGACACCGCCATGGGCACCATGCTCAAATACGGTTCCGAGGGCGCCAAGCAGTTCTATGACATGTTCATCCTCGACCCCGAGCATTCCAAGGCCCACCGCGAAGGCGATATCCACATCCACGACCTGGACTTTTTAACACTCACCACCACCTGCTGCCAGATCGATTTGCTGAAACTGTTCCAGGACGGTTTTTCCACCGGTCACGGTTTTTTGCGCGAACCCAACGATATCCGTTCGTATTCGGCACTGGCCTGCATCGCCATCCAGTCCAACCAGAACGACCAGCATGGCGGGCAGAGCGTCCCTAACTTTGACTATTCTATGGCGCCCGGCGTAAAAAAGACCTTCCGCCGCGCTTTTACCGATAATTTAACCAAAGCCCTGGAAATTTATCTCGAGCAGGAAGATGGCGAACTGATGAGCAAAGCCATCATCAGTCGCTGCGAAAAGGAGACCGGCAAATGGGCCTGCTTTGCGGGCGACAACGGCTTTGACGAAGCCGTGCGCGCCGTACTCCTCGAGCAGATGGACGAAAAGCTGGCCGATAAAATCCTGCGCTTTGTCCGCAAGTATGCGGTCAAGGAGACCCGCCGCGCGACCTATCAGGCCATGGAAGCGCTGGTACATAACCTCAACACCATGCACTCGCGCGCCGGCGCACAGATTCCGTTCTCGTCCCTCAATTACGGCACCGATACCTCGGCCGAAGGCCGCTTGGTCATGGAATGCCTGCTGCTGGCCACCGAAGCTGGCCTTGGCAATGGGGAAACTTCGATCTTCCCCATCCACATCTTCAAGGTCAAGGATGGCATCAACTTCAACCCCGGCGAACCCAACTATGACCTGTTCCAGCTGGCCATGCGGGTATCGGCCAAGCGTATGTTCCCGAACTTCTCGTTCCTGGACGCGCCGTTTAATCTGCAATACTACAAGCCCGGCCATCCGGAAACCGAATGTGCCTATATGGGCTGCCGCACCCGCGTCATCGGCAATGTGTACGACCCCACCCGGGAAATCGTCAATGGCCGCGGCAACCTGAGCTTTACGTCTATTAACCTGCCGCGCATCGCTATGCGGTCGCACGGCGACATCGATTTCTTCTTCGAAGATCTGGACCGCAAGATCGATCTGGTCATCGACCAGCTGCTGGCGCGCTTTAAAATCCAGTGCCAGAAGAAGGTCCGCAACTACCCCTTCCTCATGGGTGAGGGCGTATGGATCGATTCGGAAAAGCTGAACCCCGATGATTCGGTCGCGGAGGTCCTCAAACACGGTACCCTGACCTGCGGCTTTATCGGTTTGGCCGAATGCCTGAAAGCACTTTTGGGCGTCCACCACGGCGAAAGTGAGGAAGCACAGAACCTGGGCCTTGAGATCGTCAAGCACATGCGGGACCGCATGGACCAGGCATCGCAGGAATATCACCTCAACTTCTCGCTCATTGCGACCCCGGCCGAAGGCTTGGCCGGACGGTTTGTCAAAATCGACCGCGAGCGGTACGGCCTGATCGAAGGCGTGACCGACCGTGAGTATTACACCAACTCGTTCCATGTTCCGGTGTATTTCCCGATCGGCGCGTTTGAGAAGATCCGCCGCGAAGCGCCCTATCATGCGCTGACCAATGGCGGTCACATCAGCTACATCGAGCTGGACGGCGATCCGACCCAGAATCTCGAAGCCTTTGAGCAGGTGGTCCGCTTCATGAAGGAAGCCGGCATCGGCTATGGTGCCATCAACCACCCCATTGACCGTGACCCGGTTTGCGGGTATACTGGAATCATCGGCGATGTCTGCCCCCGTTGTGGGCGGCACGAGGGGGAAGGCGTCCCGCTGGCCAAGCTGCGCAAGCTTGGGCTTTACAAGAACTACAACAGTACGACCATCGGCTATCACGGCGATCCCAGCGAGGAAGCGGACCGCCGGCCGAATCCGGTCAAGTAA
- the nrdG gene encoding anaerobic ribonucleoside-triphosphate reductase activating protein, with amino-acid sequence MEDSLRLAGVVRESIVDGPGIRYTIFVQGCPHNCPGCHNPQTHDFAGGTDTPIQTVLDEIDASPFLKGVTFSGGEPFCQAAGLLPLAKALKARGKHLMAYTGYTFEELLSLNDSAVRPLLEQLDLLVDGRFIEAEKSLALKFRGSSNQRVLDVPASLQANAPVWAEAYR; translated from the coding sequence ATGGAAGATTCTTTACGCCTGGCCGGCGTCGTCCGCGAATCGATCGTGGACGGCCCCGGTATCCGGTATACGATTTTTGTGCAGGGCTGTCCGCATAACTGCCCGGGCTGCCACAATCCGCAGACCCACGACTTTGCAGGCGGTACGGACACCCCCATCCAAACCGTACTCGATGAGATCGACGCAAGCCCCTTTCTCAAAGGGGTCACTTTTTCGGGCGGTGAGCCGTTTTGCCAGGCGGCAGGGCTCTTACCCTTGGCCAAGGCCCTTAAAGCCCGTGGCAAGCATCTGATGGCTTATACGGGCTATACCTTTGAAGAACTGCTCTCTCTGAATGATTCGGCTGTCCGGCCCCTGCTCGAGCAACTCGACCTGCTGGTCGATGGCCGTTTTATCGAAGCCGAAAAAAGTCTGGCACTAAAATTCCGCGGCAGTTCCAACCAGCGTGTGCTGGATGTGCCCGCCTCTCTCCAGGCCAATGCTCCGGTTTGGGCAGAAGCCTATCGATAA
- a CDS encoding DUF4914 family protein: protein MNRLLKKFTFSPEIVDVIENCKGIYIPTTKQELHEMVFGTGRSGKYDVVYDVPGRGEVVEATVVRAKNGVVVNYVEDYMRRRDPDCMRIGDDKPTDKPRFADVYGFPFADMKKQTLEWLKGQELIFMPFNSGGNIYGYGSMLICPRNAAFFAFAMANLQGFVSAEETEGYKPRAIVYVAPPFRHTHFNGKQVVVHNRLDDCHEVFSYNLYPGPSAKKGVYSVLLDIGEQEDWVTAHASAARLTTQYDNELVIMHEGASGGGKSEMLQDIARTEDGRVLLSVNTVTGEPTILNLGRTARIEPVCDDMATCYPKLQTGSGKLTLVDGEDGWFLRMDGVTHYGCDPVYERICTQPSEPLCFFNIQGVVGATSLIWEHTLDSNGKPCPNPRAIVPREMVPHIVTEPVEVDIRSFGTRMPPSTRDNPNYGIMGMLHFIPPALAWMWRLVAPRGFKNPSIVGGGELKSEGVGSYWPFATGKRVKQANLLLKQIIDNPNTRYVLIPNQHIGVYRVGFAAEWLSREWLSRHNGHVKRDKVTPARCPLLGYAMLEMTIEGQSIRSKFLRTETQDRMGEDGYDAGAKILTDFFAKELDKFYTDELDPLGKEIIDCFRKGGTIEDYCKLTPMHF from the coding sequence ATGAACCGATTGCTGAAAAAATTCACTTTTTCACCTGAGATCGTCGATGTGATCGAAAACTGCAAGGGCATTTACATCCCGACGACCAAGCAGGAATTGCATGAAATGGTGTTCGGCACTGGCCGCTCGGGCAAGTACGATGTGGTCTATGATGTACCGGGCCGCGGCGAGGTCGTCGAAGCGACCGTCGTGCGCGCCAAAAATGGCGTTGTGGTCAATTATGTAGAGGATTACATGCGCCGTCGTGACCCCGATTGCATGCGCATCGGTGACGATAAGCCGACCGATAAGCCGCGCTTTGCCGACGTATATGGCTTCCCGTTCGCGGACATGAAGAAGCAGACGCTCGAATGGCTCAAGGGACAGGAACTCATCTTTATGCCCTTCAACTCGGGCGGTAATATCTATGGGTATGGTTCGATGCTGATCTGCCCGCGAAATGCGGCTTTTTTTGCATTTGCAATGGCGAATTTGCAGGGCTTCGTTTCCGCAGAGGAAACCGAAGGCTACAAGCCGCGCGCAATCGTTTACGTTGCGCCCCCGTTCCGTCACACCCACTTCAACGGCAAGCAGGTCGTTGTACACAACCGTCTGGACGACTGCCACGAAGTCTTCTCGTATAACCTCTATCCGGGACCGTCTGCGAAGAAGGGCGTTTATTCGGTTCTGCTCGACATCGGTGAGCAGGAAGACTGGGTGACCGCGCACGCTTCGGCAGCCCGTCTGACCACCCAGTACGATAACGAACTGGTCATCATGCACGAAGGCGCATCGGGCGGCGGTAAGAGCGAAATGCTCCAGGATATTGCCCGTACCGAAGATGGCCGCGTGCTGCTGTCGGTTAATACTGTGACGGGCGAACCGACCATCCTGAACCTGGGCCGTACGGCACGCATCGAGCCGGTATGTGACGATATGGCGACCTGCTATCCCAAGCTGCAGACCGGCAGCGGCAAGCTGACGCTGGTCGATGGCGAGGACGGCTGGTTCCTGCGCATGGACGGCGTGACCCATTATGGCTGCGACCCGGTATATGAACGCATCTGCACCCAGCCGAGCGAGCCGCTGTGCTTCTTCAACATTCAGGGCGTCGTGGGCGCGACCAGCCTGATCTGGGAACACACCCTGGACTCCAACGGCAAGCCCTGCCCGAACCCCCGTGCGATCGTTCCGCGTGAAATGGTGCCGCACATCGTTACCGAGCCGGTTGAGGTCGATATCCGTTCGTTCGGTACCCGTATGCCCCCGTCTACCCGCGATAACCCGAACTACGGCATCATGGGTATGCTGCACTTCATTCCGCCGGCACTGGCTTGGATGTGGCGTCTGGTCGCACCGCGCGGCTTTAAGAATCCGTCCATCGTGGGCGGCGGCGAACTCAAGAGCGAAGGCGTTGGTTCGTACTGGCCGTTTGCAACCGGTAAGCGCGTTAAGCAGGCAAACCTGCTGCTTAAGCAGATCATTGATAATCCGAACACCCGCTATGTGCTCATCCCCAATCAGCACATCGGTGTATATCGCGTTGGTTTTGCCGCCGAATGGCTCAGCCGTGAATGGCTCAGCCGTCACAATGGCCATGTCAAGCGCGACAAGGTAACGCCGGCTCGCTGCCCGCTGCTCGGCTATGCGATGCTGGAAATGACCATCGAAGGCCAGTCCATCCGTTCCAAGTTCCTGCGCACTGAGACCCAGGACCGTATGGGCGAGGACGGTTACGATGCAGGTGCAAAGATCCTGACCGACTTCTTTGCCAAGGAGCTCGACAAGTTCTACACCGACGAACTCGACCCGCTGGGCAAGGAAATCATCGACTGCTTCCGCAAGGGCGGCACGATCGAGGATTACTGCAAGCTGACCCCCATGCACTTCTAA
- a CDS encoding chitobiase/beta-hexosaminidase C-terminal domain-containing protein has translation MAINLATGYSDEIASAFSRDSFIKGKTATTFDLTGVKTLKVYTPVTVDEVDYVREGSSRYGAPIEMQDTVQELTMTQDKAFTLTIDKGNNLDQNLVKRAADMLRLQLKEKSAPAADKYALRRFANMAGTIAVSDKPTKSNIISLIGEGMQALDDGLVPPDGRYLYISSEMHKFICLSDEFTAIDPLGAKSVAKGICGEVLGMEVVRVPESYMPENCWFLITHKDAVLMPYKIADAKVHEDPVGVSGALIEGRHYYDAFVLGAKCAGVYACVNTGTVTADPVNSDGTLTCADGGAVIRYTLDGSDPRYSDSAKEYVSKVTVQEGETLRAYAVADGKYPSKVV, from the coding sequence ATGGCAATCAATTTAGCAACCGGGTATTCCGACGAGATCGCATCCGCATTCAGCCGCGACTCGTTCATCAAGGGCAAGACTGCGACCACCTTTGACCTGACGGGCGTGAAGACCCTCAAGGTGTATACGCCCGTGACCGTGGACGAGGTCGATTATGTGCGCGAAGGCTCCAGCCGCTACGGCGCGCCGATCGAAATGCAGGACACCGTGCAGGAACTGACCATGACCCAGGATAAGGCGTTTACGCTGACCATCGACAAGGGCAACAATCTGGACCAGAACCTCGTGAAGCGTGCGGCCGACATGCTGCGCTTGCAGCTGAAAGAAAAGTCGGCGCCTGCGGCGGACAAGTATGCGCTGCGCCGCTTTGCCAACATGGCCGGCACCATTGCGGTGAGCGATAAGCCGACCAAGAGCAATATCATTTCGCTCATCGGTGAGGGCATGCAGGCGCTCGATGACGGTCTGGTGCCGCCCGATGGACGCTACCTCTATATTTCCTCGGAAATGCACAAGTTCATCTGTCTGTCCGACGAGTTCACGGCCATTGACCCGCTGGGCGCCAAATCGGTGGCCAAGGGTATCTGCGGCGAGGTGCTGGGTATGGAGGTCGTACGCGTGCCCGAAAGCTACATGCCCGAAAACTGCTGGTTCCTCATCACCCACAAGGACGCCGTGCTCATGCCGTACAAGATCGCGGATGCTAAGGTGCACGAGGACCCGGTGGGTGTATCCGGCGCTCTGATCGAAGGCCGCCATTATTACGATGCCTTTGTGCTCGGCGCCAAGTGCGCGGGCGTTTATGCCTGCGTGAACACCGGCACCGTGACCGCCGACCCGGTCAACTCGGACGGTACGCTGACCTGTGCCGACGGCGGCGCGGTTATCCGCTACACGCTGGACGGCTCCGACCCGCGCTACTCGGATTCGGCCAAGGAATATGTCAGCAAGGTGACCGTGCAGGAGGGCGAAACGCTGCGCGCCTATGCGGTCGCGGACGGCAAATATCCGTCCAAGGTGGTATAA